One genomic window of Danaus plexippus chromosome 23, MEX_DaPlex, whole genome shotgun sequence includes the following:
- the LOC116774975 gene encoding hexosaminidase D-like encodes MRLLQNKIRSVKLKCFLITLIILFFYFFFRYKMEVAVTESNKHPTLKLKNVILHLDFKGSPPKLSYLKTLLPKLQSLGVTGLLMEYEDMFPYEGKLVNLSAENHYEIIELQEFVTIVVRLGLDLIPLVQTFGHLEHALKLREFQHLRENPLYPDSICPSQSESYDLIKAMLDQIINFHENIFPLKYLHIGSDEVYHIKECKKCLRSKLTDMDIYLSHVEAISHYIKIRSPSTTVLLWDDMLRKIPMKKWRYVTLGKTNIEPVYWDYKPSIKVSHTSLIQYHKKFKNIWIASAFKGADGRISTFPDLRKRLLNNFSWLKLIFDYKFGGESEIYEFNGIILTGWSRYSHMDPPCELLPVATPSLYLNLLMIKTFKYSDSKPKDISIALNYINKDFSTNLHCQYEINIDNFNSIHCHFEGNELFKLLMDCEKIINDITKTIADVETDLSTLELYSKKYYNNINMWKKNFKWCIDSINSLNDIREKLIGNLSHYYGSSFVTEYVDYKLFNTEKIIKNIMKILNNMFKVKNWKRRLELD; translated from the exons ATGCGATtgcttcaaaataaaatacgttctgttaaattaaagtgttttttgatcactttaattattttattcttttactttttctttCGATATAAGATGGAAGTTGCAGTAACAGAAAGTAATAAACATCCTACGCTTAAACTGAAAAATGTGATTttacatttagattttaaaggTTCTCCGcctaaattaagttatttaaagacTCTGCTTCCTAAACTACAGAGCTTGGGTGTCACCGGACTGCTAATGGAATACGAAGACATGTTTCCTTATGAAGGAAAATTGGTTAATTTAAGTGCTGAAAatcattatgaaattattgag ctTCAGGAGTTCGTCACTATTGTTGTCCGGCTTGGCCTGGATCTCATACCCCTCGTACAAACATTTGGTCACTTGGAACATGCTCTAAAGCTACGGGAATTTCAACATTTAAGGGAAAACCCACTATATCCCGATTCAATTTGCCCGAGCCAATCAGAGAGTTATGATCTCATAAAGGCTATGCTCGATCAG aTCATCAACTTCCATGAAAACATATTTCCACTTAAATATTTGCACATTGGTTCCGACGAAGTCTATCATATTAAGGAATGCAAAAAATGTTTGAGAAGTAAACTTACGGACAT GGACATTTACCTAAGTCATGTTGAAGCAAtatcacattatataaaaattagaagTCCTTCGACGACAGTACTGCTCTGGGATGATATGTTGAGGAAAATTCCTATGAAAAAGTGGAGATATGTAACATTAGGAAAAACTAATATAGAACCAGTGTACTGGGACTATAAACCCTCGATCAAAGTTTCGCACACGAGTTTGATACAATACCACAAAAAGTTTAAGAACATATGGATTGCTTCAGCATTCAAAGGAGCTGATGGTAGAATTTCAACATTTCCAGACTTAAGGAAaagattattgaataattttagttgGTTAAAACTGATATTTGACTACAAATTTGGAGGCGAAAGTGAAATTTACGAATTTAACGGAATTATACTTACTGGATGGTCCAGATATTCTCATATGGATCCGCCGTGCGAATTATTACCAGTTGCTACACCAAgcctttatttgaatttattaatgataaaaacttttaaatactcAGACTCTAAACCAAAGGATATCTCAATAGCCctcaattatattaacaaagacTTTTCAACCAATTTACATTGccaatatgaaattaatatagataacTTTAATTCAATTCATTGTCACTTCGAAGGAAACGAACTATTTAAGCTCTTAATGGATTGTGAGAAGATTATCaatgatataacaaaaacaatcgCAGATGTTGAAACAGATTTATCAACACTGGAATTGtactcaaaaaaatattacaacaatataaatatgtggaaaaaaaattttaagtggTGCATAGATTCGATTAACAGTCTTAATGATATCAGAGAAAAGTTGATTGGTAATTTATCGCATTACTATGGTTCATCTTTTGTTACAGAATATGTtgattataagttatttaacacagagaaaattataaaaaatattatgaagattttaaacaatatgtttAAAGTGAAGAATTGGAAGAGAAGACTAGAACTAGACTAG